The Saccharothrix variisporea genome has a segment encoding these proteins:
- a CDS encoding ABC transporter permease — protein sequence MFVAWRDLRFARGRFALMGAVVVLMTMLVTLLSGLTAGLARESTFAVADLPADHIVFAGDTFAESAITPDVRDRWGRVPGVESVQALGISTGKATAGTRTAVVSVFGVEPGGPVPSAPEGHAVLSTGAAEELGVTTGQTVVLNGRSLEVAGVSGDASYSHLPVVWTGPTPDTTVLAITTKAADLDTADRDLGTRTVTRADALSAIGSYTSENGSLQLMRGMLFAISALVIGAFFTVWTIQRSPDIAVLKALGATTGLLLRDALGQALVLLVAGTALGAGLAAGLGAWAATAVPFVLDASLALPAVVMTVLGLLGAALAVRRITSVDPLTALGSTR from the coding sequence GTGTTCGTCGCGTGGAGAGATCTGCGGTTCGCCCGAGGGCGGTTCGCGTTGATGGGTGCCGTCGTGGTGTTGATGACCATGCTGGTGACGTTGTTGTCCGGGTTGACGGCGGGGTTGGCGCGGGAGAGCACGTTCGCCGTGGCCGATCTGCCTGCGGACCACATCGTCTTCGCCGGGGACACCTTCGCCGAGTCCGCGATCACCCCCGACGTCCGCGACCGGTGGGGCCGCGTCCCGGGCGTGGAGTCGGTGCAGGCGTTGGGGATCTCCACCGGCAAGGCCACCGCGGGCACCCGCACGGCGGTGGTGTCGGTGTTCGGCGTCGAACCAGGCGGTCCTGTCCCTTCAGCCCCCGAAGGACACGCCGTGCTGTCCACCGGCGCCGCCGAAGAACTGGGTGTCACCACCGGTCAGACGGTCGTGCTCAACGGGCGCAGCCTCGAAGTGGCCGGCGTGTCCGGGGACGCCTCCTACAGCCACCTGCCGGTCGTGTGGACGGGTCCGACGCCCGACACGACCGTCCTGGCGATCACCACCAAGGCCGCCGACCTCGACACCGCCGACCGCGACCTCGGCACCCGCACGGTCACCCGCGCCGACGCCCTGTCCGCCATCGGCTCCTACACCTCGGAGAACGGGTCGCTCCAGCTCATGCGCGGGATGTTGTTCGCCATCTCCGCGCTGGTCATCGGCGCGTTCTTCACCGTGTGGACGATCCAGCGCAGCCCGGACATCGCGGTGCTCAAGGCGTTGGGCGCGACCACCGGCCTCCTCCTGCGCGACGCCCTCGGCCAGGCCCTGGTCCTGCTGGTGGCGGGCACCGCGCTGGGCGCGGGCCTGGCCGCCGGGTTGGGGGCGTGGGCCGCGACCGCCGTGCCGTTCGTGCTGGACGCCTCGCTGGCCCTGCCCGCCGTCGTGATGACCGTGCTCGGGCTCCTCGGCGCGGCCCTGGCCGTCCGCCGCATCACCTCCGTCGACCCCCTCACCGCCCTGGGGAGCACCCGATGA
- a CDS encoding nucleotidyltransferase domain-containing protein → MLVLSVVVGSHAYGLATSQSDVDRRGVFVAPTRDFWRFDKPPTSYEGPRPEELNWEVERFCALALKANPTVLEVFASPHVEHATAVGRELRDLLPHVLSRQAVDSFARATTAQFTRALDRPKWKQLMHVVRQLLVCRDLVRTGVLSIDATPHRDRLMAVRRGEVPLAEVGEWVDRLRADIAAAEGPLPERPDRDAVESWLVSVRERGLA, encoded by the coding sequence GTGCTGGTGTTGTCGGTGGTGGTCGGTTCGCACGCCTACGGGCTCGCGACCTCGCAGTCCGATGTGGACAGGCGAGGGGTGTTCGTCGCGCCCACGCGCGACTTCTGGCGCTTCGACAAGCCGCCCACCAGCTACGAGGGTCCCCGGCCGGAGGAGCTGAACTGGGAGGTCGAGCGGTTCTGCGCGTTGGCGCTCAAGGCGAACCCGACCGTGCTGGAGGTCTTCGCCTCCCCGCACGTCGAGCACGCCACCGCAGTCGGCCGCGAACTGCGCGACCTGCTGCCGCACGTCCTGTCCCGGCAAGCCGTCGACAGCTTCGCGCGCGCCACGACCGCGCAGTTCACCCGGGCGCTGGACCGTCCGAAGTGGAAGCAGCTCATGCACGTCGTGCGGCAACTGCTGGTGTGCCGGGACCTGGTGCGCACGGGGGTGTTGTCGATCGACGCGACCCCGCACCGCGACCGGCTCATGGCGGTCCGGCGCGGGGAGGTTCCGTTGGCGGAAGTCGGCGAGTGGGTGGACCGGCTGCGCGCCGACATCGCGGCGGCTGAGGGTCCGCTGCCGGAGCGACCCGACCGGGACGCCGTCGAGTCGTGGTTGGTGTCGGTGCGCGAGAGGGGGTTGGCGTGA
- a CDS encoding nucleotidyltransferase domain-containing protein: MSYEVPDLADVVAEQPKPLLFATVSGAHLYGFPSRDSDVDLRGVHVLPVEEVVGLRHGPETLERMWVRDGVELDLVTHDVLKFCRLLLRPNGYVLEQLLSPLVAHTTPAHRRLCEIAPRCLTRWHARHYRGFARNQWRLFERSGELKPLLYTFRALLTGVHLMRAGEVLANLPRLVEIHDGPAYLPDLVAAKAVGEHRALEGVPGRPDPARVAADVEHWHAVLAEAHERTALPAAPTAEPELDHLVLDLRLPR, encoded by the coding sequence GTGAGCTACGAGGTGCCCGACCTGGCGGACGTGGTCGCCGAACAGCCCAAGCCGCTGCTGTTCGCGACCGTGTCCGGCGCACACCTGTACGGGTTCCCGTCCCGGGACTCCGACGTCGACCTGCGCGGTGTGCACGTGCTGCCGGTGGAGGAGGTCGTGGGGTTGCGGCACGGGCCGGAGACGCTGGAGCGCATGTGGGTGCGTGACGGCGTCGAACTGGACCTGGTCACCCACGACGTGCTCAAGTTCTGCCGACTCCTGCTGCGCCCCAACGGTTACGTGCTGGAGCAACTGCTGTCGCCGCTGGTCGCGCACACCACGCCGGCCCACCGGCGGCTGTGCGAGATCGCCCCGCGCTGCCTGACCCGGTGGCACGCCCGCCACTACCGGGGCTTCGCGCGCAACCAGTGGCGGCTGTTCGAGCGCAGCGGCGAGCTCAAGCCGTTGCTCTACACGTTCCGCGCGCTGCTGACCGGTGTCCACCTGATGCGGGCCGGCGAGGTGCTGGCGAACCTGCCGCGGCTGGTCGAGATCCACGACGGTCCCGCGTACCTGCCGGACCTCGTGGCGGCGAAGGCGGTGGGCGAGCACCGCGCGCTGGAGGGAGTGCCCGGTCGACCGGACCCGGCGCGGGTCGCCGCCGACGTCGAGCACTGGCACGCCGTCCTGGCGGAGGCCCACGAGCGCACCGCGCTCCCGGCGGCGCCGACCGCCGAGCCCGAGTTGGACCACCTGGTACTCGACCTGCGCCTGCCCCGCTGA
- a CDS encoding ABC transporter ATP-binding protein, translating to MSLSLTDVTLTYPDGDGRLTALDGVSLAVDAGTTTAVVGPSGSGKSSLLAVAATLVTPDSGRVVVAGVDTADLGREQRTALRRTRIGIVFQQPNLIPSLTAAEQVELMGRLAGVRTRPRDLLAAVGLADHAHRRPHQLSGGQRQRVNIARALAHDPAVLLVDEPTSALDHERGAEVFALLRRLTDERGTATVVVTHDTTHLDRADRVVEVVDGRLRPGASGSATPAALSGCGPRP from the coding sequence ATGAGCCTGTCCCTGACCGACGTCACCCTCACCTACCCCGACGGCGACGGCCGCCTGACCGCGCTGGACGGGGTGAGCCTGGCGGTCGACGCCGGCACCACCACGGCGGTCGTCGGCCCCTCCGGTTCGGGCAAGTCCAGCCTGCTCGCCGTCGCCGCCACGCTGGTCACGCCCGACTCGGGCCGGGTCGTCGTGGCCGGCGTGGACACGGCCGACCTCGGCCGCGAGCAGCGGACCGCGTTGCGCCGCACCCGGATCGGGATCGTCTTCCAGCAGCCGAACCTGATCCCGTCGCTGACCGCCGCCGAGCAGGTCGAGCTGATGGGCCGCCTCGCGGGCGTGCGGACCAGGCCTCGCGACCTGCTCGCCGCCGTGGGCCTGGCCGACCACGCCCACCGCCGCCCGCACCAGCTGTCCGGCGGCCAGCGGCAACGCGTGAACATCGCCCGCGCGCTGGCCCACGACCCGGCCGTGCTGCTGGTCGACGAACCCACCAGCGCCCTCGACCACGAGCGCGGCGCGGAGGTGTTCGCGCTGCTCAGGCGGCTGACCGACGAGCGCGGCACGGCCACCGTGGTGGTCACCCACGACACCACCCACCTCGACCGCGCGGACCGGGTGGTCGAGGTGGTGGACGGGAGGTTGCGGCCCGGTGCGTCCGGTAGCGCGACACCCGCCGCCTTGTCAGGATGTGGCCCTCGACCCTAG
- a CDS encoding VOC family protein, with protein sequence MASRLNPYISFDGTAREALEFYKDVFGGDLRLSTFGEYAPPDAPGGDKIMHGQLETPSGFTLMGADTPPGQSYNPGDNIAVSLSGDDAEELRGYWEKLSGAGTVAVPLEKQMWGDEFGMCVDRFGVTWMVNITAAA encoded by the coding sequence ATGGCCTCACGCCTGAACCCCTACATCAGCTTCGACGGCACCGCCCGCGAGGCGCTGGAGTTCTACAAGGACGTCTTCGGCGGCGACCTGAGGCTGAGCACGTTCGGCGAGTACGCGCCGCCGGACGCGCCCGGCGGCGACAAGATCATGCACGGCCAGCTGGAGACCCCGAGCGGCTTCACGCTGATGGGTGCCGACACGCCGCCCGGTCAGTCCTACAACCCCGGCGACAACATCGCGGTGAGCCTCAGCGGCGACGACGCCGAGGAACTGCGCGGCTACTGGGAGAAGCTGTCGGGGGCCGGGACCGTGGCCGTGCCGCTGGAGAAGCAGATGTGGGGCGACGAGTTCGGCATGTGCGTGGACCGCTTCGGCGTCACGTGGATGGTCAACATCACCGCTGCCGCCTGA
- a CDS encoding efflux RND transporter periplasmic adaptor subunit, whose translation MSKQAQLSAAVLACALVATACTSSGPGAATPDLAPRGTTLTTAKPTRQDLTNKVSLTGKVAMNPVFGITAPVAGQIRYLEVAPATATPTRPTRVATVWADGSPNHVEVPAGSTFGGRLVDDRATVTAGMPVASAKYAGYGIVADINGEQAYQIADAATGTIQAQIKNGPGPFPCALLGTIAALPAGTVPAPTPPQQEEETPETTGRRTLPQQTPQQQSGSSDPTGLRLVCTAPDDVKLINGASAVLEVVTASAQNALVVPVEAVAGGQGKGKVDVLGPDGARTTKDVVLGLTDGKVVEIKEGLTGEETLAVPGPDLPPAQQQGRPEGGSK comes from the coding sequence TTGTCGAAACAAGCGCAGCTCAGTGCTGCCGTCCTGGCGTGCGCGCTGGTCGCGACCGCGTGCACCTCCAGCGGTCCTGGGGCCGCCACACCCGACCTGGCGCCACGCGGCACGACCCTGACGACGGCCAAGCCGACCCGGCAGGACCTGACCAACAAGGTCAGCCTCACCGGCAAGGTCGCGATGAACCCGGTCTTCGGCATCACCGCGCCGGTCGCGGGCCAGATCCGGTACCTGGAGGTGGCTCCCGCCACGGCGACCCCGACCCGGCCCACGCGCGTGGCCACGGTGTGGGCCGACGGCTCCCCGAACCACGTCGAGGTACCCGCCGGCTCGACGTTCGGCGGCCGCCTGGTGGACGACCGCGCCACCGTCACCGCCGGGATGCCCGTGGCGTCGGCGAAGTACGCCGGTTACGGCATCGTCGCCGACATCAACGGCGAGCAGGCGTACCAGATCGCCGACGCGGCCACCGGCACCATCCAGGCGCAGATCAAGAACGGCCCCGGCCCGTTCCCGTGCGCCCTGCTCGGCACCATCGCGGCCCTGCCCGCCGGCACCGTGCCCGCGCCGACCCCGCCCCAGCAGGAGGAGGAGACCCCGGAGACGACGGGCCGCCGGACCCTGCCGCAGCAAACGCCGCAGCAACAAAGCGGTTCCTCCGACCCGACCGGCCTGCGCCTGGTCTGCACCGCGCCCGACGACGTGAAGCTGATCAACGGCGCGTCGGCGGTCCTGGAAGTCGTCACCGCCAGCGCCCAGAACGCCTTGGTGGTGCCGGTCGAGGCGGTCGCCGGCGGCCAGGGCAAGGGCAAGGTCGACGTCCTCGGCCCGGACGGCGCGCGGACCACGAAGGACGTCGTGCTCGGGCTGACCGACGGCAAGGTCGTGGAGATCAAGGAGGGCCTGACGGGCGAGGAAACCCTCGCCGTCCCCGGCCCGGACCTCCCGCCGGCGCAGCAGCAGGGCCGACCCGAAGGCGGGTCCAAGTGA
- a CDS encoding sensor histidine kinase, whose amino-acid sequence MTTHRFARPWPVHVLVAVLLAVVVFRGGAVAAGGFALVYALGVVVPPRWWLLLVTAAWVGVLVASPDGVWLAFPLFLLQAHLLPRVPGLLAVAGTTAVAVAGFAWHRGGFTVAAVVGPTLGAVVTVAGVLGYQALYRESERRRQLIDQLEATRASLAAAERERGVLGERERLAREIHDTLAQGLSSIQLLLRAASRSLPDDPVTAAGHVEQARATAQDNLAEARRFVHALTPPDLAGKSLPAALRRLCEGTAELPTTLHVDGTPVPLPTAHEVALLRVAQSAVANAVRHARAGHADLTLSYMDDRVTLDVLDDGVGFDPDAVTASGGFGLVAMRARVAELGGSLVVESAPGQGTALAVSFPRTEP is encoded by the coding sequence GTGACGACCCACCGCTTCGCCCGACCGTGGCCGGTGCACGTGCTCGTGGCCGTGCTGCTGGCCGTGGTGGTGTTCCGGGGCGGCGCGGTCGCCGCGGGCGGGTTCGCTCTCGTCTACGCGCTCGGGGTGGTCGTGCCGCCGCGCTGGTGGCTGCTGCTGGTGACCGCCGCGTGGGTGGGCGTGCTGGTGGCGAGCCCGGACGGGGTGTGGCTGGCGTTCCCGCTGTTCCTGCTCCAGGCGCACCTGCTGCCGCGTGTCCCGGGCCTGCTGGCGGTCGCGGGGACGACCGCGGTGGCCGTCGCGGGGTTCGCGTGGCACCGGGGCGGGTTCACGGTGGCGGCGGTGGTCGGGCCGACGCTGGGCGCGGTGGTGACCGTCGCGGGCGTGCTCGGCTACCAGGCGCTGTACCGGGAGAGCGAGCGGCGGCGGCAGCTCATCGACCAGTTGGAGGCGACCCGGGCGTCGCTGGCGGCGGCGGAACGGGAGCGCGGGGTGCTCGGTGAGCGGGAGCGGTTGGCGCGGGAGATCCACGACACCCTGGCGCAGGGCCTGTCCAGCATCCAACTGCTGCTGCGCGCGGCGTCCCGCTCCTTGCCGGACGACCCGGTCACCGCGGCCGGGCACGTCGAGCAGGCCCGTGCGACGGCCCAGGACAACCTGGCCGAGGCCCGCCGGTTCGTGCACGCCCTCACCCCGCCCGACCTGGCGGGCAAGTCCCTCCCGGCGGCCCTGCGACGACTGTGCGAGGGCACCGCCGAGCTGCCCACGACCCTGCACGTGGACGGCACGCCGGTGCCGTTGCCCACCGCGCACGAAGTCGCACTGTTGAGGGTCGCCCAGTCGGCGGTCGCGAACGCCGTGCGGCACGCGCGGGCCGGGCACGCGGACCTCACCCTGAGCTACATGGACGACCGGGTGACGCTGGACGTCCTGGACGACGGTGTCGGCTTCGACCCGGACGCCGTGACCGCGAGCGGCGGGTTCGGGCTGGTGGCGATGCGGGCGCGGGTGGCGGAACTGGGCGGTTCGCTGGTGGTGGAGTCCGCGCCGGGGCAGGGCACGGCCCTGGCGGTCAGCTTCCCGAGGACCGAGCCGTGA
- a CDS encoding response regulator: protein MIRLLIADDHPIVRSGLRAVLAAEPDFEVVGEAATGERAVELARELAPDVVLMDLRFGPGLTGAGATSAITARAGGPRVLVLTTYDTDADILAAIEAGATGYLLKDADPADLAAAVRDAAAGRSALAPAVAQRLLGRLRSPGAALSLREAEVLELVAAGLSNQQISKRLFLSQATVKSHLVHVYAKLGVDNRTAAVAAARERGLIRP from the coding sequence GTGATCCGGCTGCTGATCGCCGACGACCACCCGATCGTGCGGTCGGGGCTGCGGGCGGTGCTGGCGGCGGAACCGGACTTCGAGGTCGTCGGTGAGGCGGCCACCGGGGAGCGCGCGGTGGAGCTGGCCCGCGAGCTCGCACCGGACGTCGTGCTGATGGACCTGCGCTTCGGGCCGGGGTTGACCGGGGCCGGGGCCACGTCGGCGATCACCGCCCGGGCGGGTGGCCCGCGGGTGCTCGTGCTGACCACCTACGACACCGACGCGGACATCCTGGCGGCGATCGAGGCCGGGGCGACCGGGTACCTGCTCAAGGACGCCGACCCGGCGGACCTCGCGGCGGCCGTGCGGGACGCGGCGGCGGGCCGGTCGGCGCTGGCCCCGGCGGTGGCGCAGCGGTTGCTGGGGCGGTTGCGGTCGCCGGGGGCGGCGTTGAGCCTGCGGGAGGCGGAGGTGCTGGAGCTGGTGGCGGCGGGGTTGTCGAACCAGCAGATCAGCAAGCGGCTGTTCCTGAGCCAGGCGACCGTGAAGTCCCACCTGGTGCACGTCTACGCCAAGCTCGGCGTGGACAACCGCACGGCGGCGGTCGCGGCGGCCCGGGAACGCGGCCTCATCCGCCCGTGA